The region GCGAACGTCATCGGCAGATCGCAGTAGAGATCCGCCCCGTTGCGGACGAACAGCTCGTGCTCCCTGATCCGCACCAGCACGTAGAGATCGCCCGGCGGCCCGCCCCCGTAGCCGGCCGAGCCCTCGGCCGAGACCCTCAGCTGCATGCCGTCGTCGATGCCGGGCGGAATCTTGACCTGCAGCAGGCGCTCGGCGCGCTGGCGGCCTTCGCCCCGGCAGGCCGGGCACGGGTTGCGGTTCAGCTCGCCCTCGCCGTGGCACTTCGGGCACGTGCGGGCGACGGTGAGGAAGCCCTGGCTCAGCCGGACCTCGCCTCGGCCGTGGCACATGTCGCAGGCGGCGCGCCGGCTGCCCGGCTCGAGCCCGGTGCCGTTGCACTCCCCGCAGCGCTCCATGCGCGGGATCTGGATCTTGGTCTCCAGTCCGGTCGCGGCCTCGTCGAGCGAGATCTTCAGCTCGTATTGGAGGTCCTCGCCCCGCGCTGTGCGGCCGCGCCGCCCGCGCCCGGTGCCGGTGAAGAAGCTCTCGAAGATGTCCTCGAAGAGGGTGCCGAACCCCTGCTCGGCGAAGCCGCCGCCGACCCCGACCGACCCGAACCGGTCGAACTGGGCGCGCTTGTCGGGATCCGACAGGACGGCGTACGCCTGGCTGGCCTCCTTGAAGCGATCTTCGGCCCCCTTGTCCCCCGGGTTGCGGTCCGGGTGGTACTGCATGGCGAGCTGGCGGTAGGCGCGCTTGATCTCCGCCTCGCTGGCGTTGCGCGAGACCCCCAGTACTTCGTAGTAGTCGCGCGGCATCTACGAGGCCGCGTCCGCGTCGGGGGCGACGGCGACGGCGACCTGGGCGGGGCGGAGCACGCGACCGTTCAGGAGGTAGCCCGGGACGTGTTCCGACACGACCGTGCCGGGCGGCTGGTCGGGCTTGACCACGCGCTCGGTCGCCTCGTGGCGCGTCGGATCGAATGGATGCCCGACCGCCGAGTAGCGCGTGACGCCGGCCCGCTCCAGGACGCGCAGCAGCTCGCGCTGGATGAGCTCCACGCCCTCGACCACTCTGCTGACGTCCGGGGCCGAGCGCGCCGCCGCCAGGGCACGGTCCAGGTTGTCGAGCACGGGGATCAGCTCGCGGACCAGGCCCTCGTTGGCGTAGCGGATGGACTCCTCCCGCTCGCGCTGGGTACGGCGCTTCATGTTGTCCATCTCGGCCAGCGCGCGGAGGAGCCGGTCCTGCTTGTCGTCGAGCTGCCGCCGGAGCTCCTCGCGCTCCGCCGTGATCTCGACCTTCTCGGTCTCCCGTAAGTCCTGGGACTCCGCGCGATCAGCCGGCGATTTCATACGGTCAGCGTCGCTCATGTCTCGAATTATAGCAGCCGGCGTCGCGGCGCCGGCGGTCGGCCGGGCCTACGACGGCAGGTAGAGGTCCTGGCGGACGCGCGACAGCGCCTCGGTGACGTGGCGCGCGGTCTCGTTGACTACCGAGATGACGTCGGGGTAGGGCAGGCGCCGGGGCCCGACGACGCCGAGGATGCCCAGCACCTGGTTGCGATAGAGATAGGTCGAGGTGATGAGGGTGCACTCGCGCATCTCGGCGTAGGGATTCTCCCGGCCGATGGTGACGTGCAGGCCCTCGTCCTCGGCCAGGTTGGCCATCAGATCGGCCAGCCGCTCCTTCTGTTCGAAGGTGCGCAGCAGCTCGCGGGTCGTCTCGATGTCCCAGAACTCCGGGTGGTCGAGCATGTTGATGGCGCCGCTGATATAGAGCGTGCGGCCGCGCAGGAGCACCAGGATCTGCTCCATGATGGCGCGCGCCCGCGTGTGCAGCTCGTCCAGCGGATCGGCCGGCGGCGTCTCCATCTCCACGATCTCCGCCACGGTGCGGTCGCGGAAGCGCCGCGTCAGCTCGCGGCCGATCTTGCGCACCTCGTCCGCGGGAAGCGGGGGGTCGACGGCGATCGCGCGGGCCGTCACCCAGCCGGAATCCGTCACCAGGACGGCCAGGACACGGTCCTCCTCCAGCGGAATCATCTCGACCCGAGTGATGGTCGTCTGCTTGAGCGGCGGCGCCAGCAGCAGCCCCGTCATCCGGGTGACGCTGGACAGGTGCTCGGACGTGCGCTCCATGAAGCCGTCGATGCCGGAGGGGCGCGCCGGCAGGCTCTCGGGCGGCCCCGGCGGTGTCGCCAGCGACGGCGGGAAGGACTCCACGTAGAGGCGATAGGCCTTGTCCGTGGGCACCCGGCCGGCACTGGTGTGGGGCTGGGCGAGGTAGCCCATCTCTTCGAGGTCGGCCATCGCGTTCCGGATGGTCGCCGCCGAGAGCTGTTTCAGGTAGCGCTTGGCCAGCAGGCGCGAGCCGACGGGCTGCGCCGAGTCGATGTATTCGCGGATCAGGGCGATGAGAACGTCGCGATGCCGCTCATCCATCAACGCTCTTGTAGCAACCGGGTGTGGCCAAGTCAAGGTGAGTGGACTACAGCAGCTCCACGAACAGCGCGTCGGAGACGAGAAACCCGGCTTCGCTGAGGGCGACGCGCGCGCCGGTCCACGCGAGCAGCCCGGCGCGCTCCCAGTCGTCGAGCCGCCGCTCCCGCGCGGGGTCGCCGGCCAGCCGCTCGCTGAGCCACGCCGCCGGTACGCCGTCGGCGGTGCGCAGCCCGAGGATCAGGCGCTCGCCGAGCCGCTGGCGGGGCGTCAGGCGCTCGGCCTCCGCGATGGGCAGCGCGCCGCGCTCGAGCGTCTCGCAGTAGCGCGGGACGGGCTTGGCGTTGCAGTAGCGCAGGTCGCCCGCGAAGGCGCAGGCGCCGGGCCCGGCGGCGAGATATTCTGCCGCCCGCCAGTAGATCTGGTTGTGCCGCGACCGGAAGCCGGGGCGCGCGTAGTTGGAGACCTCGTAGTGCTCGAAGCCGTGGGTGGCGGCGGCGCGCACCAGCGCCCAGTACTGCTCGACCACCGTGCCCTCGGGCGGCAGCCCCGCGACCCCGGTCACGCCCCAGAGGCTTCCGGCGTCCAGCGTCAGCCCGTAGGCGGACAGGTGATCGGGCTGCCAGTCGAGCACCCGCTGGACCGCCCCCGTCCAGCCGGCGAGGTCCAGGCCGGGCAGGCCGTACATGATGTCGACGCTGACGTTCGCGCACCCCGCCGCGCGCGCGGCCTCGAATGCGGCGCGCGCGTCGCGGGCGCTGTGGAGGCGGCCCAGGCGCGGCAGGAGCGTGTCGTCCAGCGACTGGATCCCGAGACTGATCCGGTTCACGCCGGCCTCGCGGTAGCCCTCGAACTTCTCCCGCGAGACGCTCTCCGGGTTGCACTCCACGGTGACCTCGGCGTCCGCCGCCA is a window of Candidatus Methylomirabilota bacterium DNA encoding:
- the dnaJ gene encoding molecular chaperone DnaJ; its protein translation is MPRDYYEVLGVSRNASEAEIKRAYRQLAMQYHPDRNPGDKGAEDRFKEASQAYAVLSDPDKRAQFDRFGSVGVGGGFAEQGFGTLFEDIFESFFTGTGRGRRGRTARGEDLQYELKISLDEAATGLETKIQIPRMERCGECNGTGLEPGSRRAACDMCHGRGEVRLSQGFLTVARTCPKCHGEGELNRNPCPACRGEGRQRAERLLQVKIPPGIDDGMQLRVSAEGSAGYGGGPPGDLYVLVRIREHELFVRNGADLYCDLPMTFAQLALGAEADVPVLGGTAKLKIPAGSQPNQILKLRGRGMPRLRERGHGDACYRLILEVPPKLNARQREALEAFEAESKGQGGPLITSFLERMKKLLE
- a CDS encoding nucleotide exchange factor GrpE, which gives rise to MKSPADRAESQDLRETEKVEITAEREELRRQLDDKQDRLLRALAEMDNMKRRTQREREESIRYANEGLVRELIPVLDNLDRALAAARSAPDVSRVVEGVELIQRELLRVLERAGVTRYSAVGHPFDPTRHEATERVVKPDQPPGTVVSEHVPGYLLNGRVLRPAQVAVAVAPDADAAS
- the hrcA gene encoding heat-inducible transcriptional repressor HrcA, whose amino-acid sequence is MDERHRDVLIALIREYIDSAQPVGSRLLAKRYLKQLSAATIRNAMADLEEMGYLAQPHTSAGRVPTDKAYRLYVESFPPSLATPPGPPESLPARPSGIDGFMERTSEHLSSVTRMTGLLLAPPLKQTTITRVEMIPLEEDRVLAVLVTDSGWVTARAIAVDPPLPADEVRKIGRELTRRFRDRTVAEIVEMETPPADPLDELHTRARAIMEQILVLLRGRTLYISGAINMLDHPEFWDIETTRELLRTFEQKERLADLMANLAEDEGLHVTIGRENPYAEMRECTLITSTYLYRNQVLGILGVVGPRRLPYPDVISVVNETARHVTEALSRVRQDLYLPS
- the hemW gene encoding radical SAM family heme chaperone HemW — encoded protein: HVPFCAKRCYYCSFNTAPMDAGAMIRYLGALQREVELLSTLPWAGDVTLATVFFGGGTPSLLAADEVAAILAALRTRFHVAADAEVTVECNPESVSREKFEGYREAGVNRISLGIQSLDDTLLPRLGRLHSARDARAAFEAARAAGCANVSVDIMYGLPGLDLAGWTGAVQRVLDWQPDHLSAYGLTLDAGSLWGVTGVAGLPPEGTVVEQYWALVRAAATHGFEHYEVSNYARPGFRSRHNQIYWRAAEYLAAGPGACAFAGDLRYCNAKPVPRYCETLERGALPIAEAERLTPRQRLGERLILGLRTADGVPAAWLSERLAGDPARERRLDDWERAGLLAWTGARVALSEAGFLVSDALFVELL